The following are encoded together in the Citrus sinensis cultivar Valencia sweet orange chromosome 1, DVS_A1.0, whole genome shotgun sequence genome:
- the LOC102621865 gene encoding DDT domain-containing protein DDR4, whose translation MVSTRRKTGSSSRQNGVGDKNVAVIVKEEDSVIALDESSSELEVKKLRERWELASVLNFLNVFEPVIGSNLKLTAEEIEMGLIAPNKSNAQLHIVLLKGIPPVSKSLNGSDAWVTVLCKKLVMWWPWVAEGEIPLTVAKGEEISRYKELNPKCRLLILKALCEIRADQDDTVSYINGALKEGTQLSCFRKDKLGKDGNGNSYWYDGSTIIGYRLYREVKNGGSKTRMKGKACLAPPPTCSQWETVATSLEEFRAVVDELSSSKVVAEVDVGKAIASDAVPSVEKFHKKKQRLLKRKQREEMLLLDGFRNPYAAGVTRSCRSHRPVSYTFDEYDRAIDEAIAVTKKSRSTKEQRIEKKLIKQGKDASSGLGTSSKDSSGEKGDSAGSDTESDILQQACNDGDDDGENEDDDYDGKKDDDNANASDSGSSDEEWDNLGKRKHATTLLVQKPTTVGSCWSPGLAGGSSNHGMESKNLGAKNRLRQRPTHNSALDNIMVDSDNEISVEHINSETSGHETLPIVADSEEVADSEEVSDS comes from the exons ATGGTCTCCACACGCCGTAAGACGGGGTCGTCCTCGAGACAAAATGGCGTCGGAGATAAAAATGTGGCTGTGATTGTGAAAGAGGAGGACTCGGTAATCGCCCTCGACGAATCATCTTCTGAGTTGGAGGTTAAGAAGTTACGTGAACGTTGGGAACTGGCTTCTGTTCTCAATTTCTTGAAC GTTTTTGAACCAGTTATAGGAAGTAATTTGAAGTTAACCGCTGAGGAGATAGAGATGGGGCTTATTGCTCCTAACAAGTCAAATGCTCAGCTTCACATTGTACTGTTGAAG GGGATACCACCTGTGAGCAAATCATTGAATGGTTCTGATGCATGGGTGACTGTACTGTGTAAGAAACTTGTGATGTGGTGGCCATGG GTTGCTGAAGGGGAGATTCCCTTAACGGTAGCTAAAGG AGAGGAGATATCTCGATACAAAGAACTAAATCCAAAATGTCGGTTACTAATTCTAAAAGCACTTTGTGAAATCCGAGCTGAT CAAGATGATACTGTGTCTTATATTAATGGTGCTTTGAAAGAAGGAACTCAACTTTCTTGTTTCCGCAAAGATAAGTTAGGAAAAGATGGAAATGGAAATTCATATTG GTATGATGGAAGTACAATAATCGGTTATAGATTGTACAGAGAAGTTAAAAATGGTGGGTCAAAAACAAGAATGAAAGGGAAAGCATGTTTAGCTCCACCGCCTACTTGTTCTCAGTGGGAAACGGTTGCAACCAGTCTTGAGGAGTTTCGCGCAGTTGTG GATGAACTCTCTTCTAGCAAAGTTGTAGCAGAAGTTGACGTTGGCAAGGCAATTGCCAGTGATGCTGTTCCTTCTGTGGAGAAATTCCATAAG AAGAAGCAAAGATTGTTGAAACGAAAACAAAGAGAAGAGATGCTCCTGCTGGATGGCTTTCGAAATCCCTATGCTGCTGGGGTAACTCGTTCCTGTAGGAGTCATAGGCCAGTCAGTTATACATTCG ATGAGTATGATCGGGCCATTGATGAGGCTATTGCGGTTACAAA GAAAAGTAGGAGTACCAAAGAGCAAAGAATTGAGAAGAAGCTTATTAAGCAGGGAAAGGATGCTTCTTCTGGGTTGGGAACAAGCTCGAAAGACAGTTCTGGTGAAAAAGGTGACTCTGCAGGTAGTGATACTGAGAGTGATATACTTCAACAAGCTTGCAACGATGGTGATGATGACGGCGAGAATGAGGATGATGATTATGATGGCAAAAAGGATGATGATAATGCCAATGCTAGCGACTCAGGCAGTTCTGATGAGGAATGGGACAATCTTGGCAAGAGGAAGCATGCAACAACACTCCTGGTCCAGAAGCCTACTACCGTGGGATCATGCTGGAGTCCAGGATTAGCTGGAGGTTCTAGCAATCATGGCATGGAATCCAAAAATTTGGGTGCAAAAAATAGGTTGAGGCAAAGACCAACCCATAACTCCGCCCTTGACAATATCATGGTAGATTCAGATAATGAAATATCAGTTGAACACATAAACAGTGAAACATCGGGACATGAGACCTTGCCTATTGTGGCCGACTCGGAAGAGGTTGCTGACTCAGAAGAGGTCAGTGATAGCTAG